The genomic DNA CGATTGAAAGCGAATCACTCCAAGAGCTTTAGTCCTATCTCTGTCGCCTACCACATATTGGGCAAACAATCCAGCTTTCATCAAGTGGCGACCCGCAATTCTGGCAGGTCTTCTTGTGAGTTATACCTTCCATTGACACTTGCTTCGTGCCAAATGGTGCGTTTCGACGCTTCACTGAAAATTCCTGCCGAGGTGAGTGCCATGTGGAAGTGACGTGTCGGTGACCGACGTGGCCCAGAAGAAGCATGAGTGACCCCGCAAAGACGAGAACACTCCCAAAAACAGATACAAAGGCAGCAGCCCCATATTTCGCTCCTGGCATAACCCCTATCGAAAAATCATCTGTTATCCACAAGATAGAGATCGCGATTATGATTATGCAAATCATCGATGAGAGAAATAATGTCGCCGACCAGATGGCAGTGTGGGGGCGATTACTCCGTTTCGAGACGGCCTCAGCGATCGTGAGAACGATCACTGCAAGCGAAATAGCGACGAGAAGATACATGATCAAATAGTTATCACTGCGACTAATGAGTTCGCTAATTGTAAATGAAATCGAGCCCATATGAGGATGGGAGATTTCAACCCAAGGTAGAAGAAATGTGATGAGAATTAATATAACTCCAATTGAATTGAAAAAAACACCGAGCATAAGCGCAGGGTGCAGTGCAATTTTCGAACTCGGCGACCGAGTTGCCCACCAGGATTTCTTCATCCATTCATCCCCTTCATCCTCGAGGTTCCTCACCCTTGAGAATTTCTCTTCATCCTAGTGTCTCTGATCAACATTAACCATTATAAAACCTAACTCAACAGTTCTATTAAAGGGAGCAATTTTGACCAGATAATAGCACCATTACCGACATGCCGAGTGTTTCAGATTGACAAGTTGGTAGACGGTTCGCAAAGTCAATCACTTACGATGGTCCCTTTAATTAATCTCCCGCGGACCGCATTCTCAAGCTCCTCAAGGTTCCTCCCATTGACGATATAAATTGGGATTCTTGCCTCCATTGCAATCTGAGCACCGAGCTTGTCAAAAACGTCAGAAGATCCCGCCTCATGTCCACCCTTGTCCACGAGAATGAGCAATTCCTCAAAACTCAATTTTGCATACCTTTTGGCACTCGCAACTTTTTTCGGATCTGCAGAGTAAGCGGCATCAACAGATGTAGCGTTGACAATTCTGTTTGCAGAAACTTCCTTCGCGACAAGTGCTGACACTGCATCTGTTGTATGACCTGGTACCGTGCCACCCATAATAACAACATTATAATTCGACATTAATCTGGCAGCTTCCTCTATAGTCTCAGGAATTCGAGGAGCTGCAACGTCATGTAACACTAATTGGAGGAGTCTCGCATTGAGTCTAGTCACCATAATGCCCAATTCGTCGAGTTCGTCCTTCCTCAATCCCATTTCTTTTCCAGTCGTTATGTAGTATCGCGCAATTTTTCCTCCGCCGCAGACGATGCATAAGCGATAATCTTTCGACAATTCCTTAATTAAATCGAGAAACTTCGTGATGAACACTGCATCGTTGTCCCCAGGAACGAGGACCGAACCACCCATCGAAACCACTACACGTTCCATATGGACACCAACAGTTTTAGATACTGTAATTTCTTTTGGCGTACAAAAAAGAGTAGGTTGTAGGCGCAATGGAATCGACGGCTGTTGCCGGTGAAAAACTTACGGACAAACAAAAATATGATTTCAAGAGGGCGATAGAAGAGATTAGGCAACTCCATGGCCGTGGCACCGAGCTCATCTCTCTTTACATCCCTCCGGATAAGCAGATTTACGATGTCGCGGCTTACCTAAGAAATGAATATTCCCAGTCATCGAACATTAAGTCGCAAAGCACGAGGAAGAATGTCCAGGGCGCGATACAATCAATCCTGTCCCGCCTTAAGGCATACAAGAAGCCGCCACCAAATGGCTTGGTGATTTTTATTGGGGAAGTGGCAGTAGGAGGAGATCAAACTCGAATGACTCAGTTTGTTCTCGAGCCACCCGAACCGATCACCACGTTCCTCTACAGATGCGACTCTGAGTTCTACCTAGATCCGCTTCTCGACATGTTGACAGAAAAGAAAGCTTACGGCATGATTGTCATCGATCGCAGCGAGGCGACGATCGGAGTTCTTAGAGGCAAGAGAGTCCAAGCGATCAAGAATATCCAGTCACTCGTTCCAAGCAAACATAGAATGGGAGGACAGTCAGCATTGAGATTCGAACGACTCATCGAGATCGCCGCCCATGAGTTTTTTACGAAGGTTGCTGAGACAGCTAATGAAGTTTTCCTGAACATGAAAGATCTGCAGGGTATCCTCATCGGCGGACCTGGTCCAACGAAGGATTATTTTTACGAATCGGGTTACCTCCATCATGAACTTCAGAAGAAGGTGATCGATACATTTGATACTGGTTACACTGACGAATACGGATTAAGGGAACTCATGGAGAAGGCGAAGGAAAGACTTGAAGATCTTGACCTGATGAGAGAGAAGAGACTTATGCAGCGGTTGCTGGAAGAGATCAGAAAGAGTGATGGAGGACTTGCCGCTTATGGAGAGGAAGAGGTGAGGAACAACCTCTTGATCGGAGCGGTCGACACGTTGCTCGTATCCGAAGCTTTGAGAAAGCGACGAATTGGCTTGGAATGCAGCAATTGCGGTTATAAACAAGTGAGCACAATGGACAAGTCACCAGACAATCCCCTGTGTCCTCGTTGCGGATCGCAAGCATCGATTACGACCGATGTTGACCTCATCGACGAATTCTATGAACTCGCGGATAAAGTCGGCACAAAAGTCGAGCTTATTTCGAATGACTCGGAAGAGGGTGAAATGCTTCTAAAGGCTTTTGGTGGAATCGCCGCAATACTTCGCTTCAAACCGGGGGGATAGAATATTGGATCCAATCGAACCCTTTAAAAGAGAAGTTGAATACTCGATCGGAAAAGCGCTCGAGGAGCTTCATATTGTTGGCTTCTCAAATTTGGAAATCCCACCAGCCGAAATCGCCGATTTCGCACTGCCGTGTTTTCAGCTTGCAAAGGAACTGAGAAAACCACCGGCTATAATCGCTTCAGAATTGCTGGCAAGATTGCCCAAGATGAGTCTCATATCGAGGACATGGACAGAAGGTGGGTACGTCAATTTCAAGATTGATGATGAGAAGCTCACATCCATCACTCTCGAGACGATCTTGAAAGAGAGAGAAAATTATGGGAGAGCAGAGCGAAAAGGAGTCAAGGTGCTCCTTGAGCACACTTCAGTTAACCCAACAGGGCCAATACACGTTGGGAGGGCAAGAAATCCGCTTATAGGCGATACGTTAGCGCGATGCATGAGAATGGCTGGTTATGATGTTGTGACGGAGTATTACGTGAATGACGTAGGAAAACAAGTCATCCTCCTCACCTGGGGCGTTGAAAACATACCCTCTGGAAGCATACCGAAGAGCGAGAAGGAAAAGTCGGATCATAGGCTTGTTGGATTCTATCAGAAAGCGAATGAAATGATGGAACAAGATCCCAAAATCACAGATGAAATTGCAGAGATGCTTAGGCGCTTCGAATCCGGAGATAAGGCTGTCATCGATAAGGTTCGTGTTACAGCTCAGGCAATACTCGACGGAATCAATCAGAGCTTGATCGATATTAATGTCAGAATTGATCGTTTTGTTTGGGAATCGCAATTTATCCTCGATGGGAGCGCGAAAGAAGTCGTCGAGCGCCTGAAGGGAACTAAATACTGCCGGGAAGAGGATGGAGCTTATTACCTCGATCTCGAAGAGTTCGGAATCAAGGGTCGCGACACTAAGTTCTTCTTCACCCGGAGTGACGGTACAACACTTTACACGACAAGAGACCTTGCATACCATCTCGACAAGTTCAAACGGGCAGATCATGTGATAAATGTGCTTGGAGAAGATCAAAAGCTCGGCATGACCCATCTTGAAGCCGCTCTCAAGATATTGGGTATTAATCGAGCGCCTGAAAACGTTTTCTATTCCTTTGTCTCTTTACCCGAGGGGCGAATGTCAACGAGGAAAGGAAGAGTCGTCACGCTCGACGATCTAATCGAAGAGGCTGAAGAGAGAGCGCTTGAAGAAGTGAAAAAGCGGAGAGCAGACTTGTCAGAAGAAAAAATGAAAGAAATTGCGCGTGTGATTGGAAGAGGAGCGATCAGGTACAACATTATACGCATCCAGGCGGAGAAGCCTATCGTCTTCAAATGGAACGAGGCGCTCAACTTCGAGGGCAACAGTGCTCCTTTTGTTCAGTATGCATACGCAAGGGCGTGCAGTATCCTCAGAAAAGCTGGGCCATATAATAAAATTGTAGACCCTTCCTTGCTCCAGGACGATTATGAAAAAGGGCTTATTCGGATCCTTGCAAGATTCCCAGGCGTCATCAAGGAGGCTGGAGAAAAGAGAAGGATCCATATTATCCCTGCCTACGGTCACGAATTAGCTTCAGCCTTTAATCAATTCTACACATATGTTCCAGTCCTAAAAGGGGGAGATAAAATGAATGCAAGGCTGACTCTTGTTGAATCCTCGATGTGGACCCTGAAGAATTGTCTTGAGGTCATGGGACTGGGAGCGCCGGAGGAGATGTGATGTTAGAAATCGAACCAATGAAAGAGGAGGACCGCGGATCGGTCAGAGCACTCGAACTTTTTTGCATAAGAGAAACACTTGAACCCTCGCTCACGAAGAAGTGGAGTGATCTCTCGCAGGATTTAATCGACCAACTCGGTGCGTCATCGAAGTATTCGTTCGAGCATTATGTTCGAACTGGCCTAAGTTTTGTCGCGAAGGAGAATTCGGTCATCGTCGGGTTCATTTTCGCACAGATATTGCCGCATGTCCTTAGCGTACCAAAAATCGTGTGGGTTGAGAACCTCGGCGTTCATCCAGATTACAGAAGAAAGGGTATAGCCTACAGATTGTTGAGGACTGTTGCGATTGAGGGGAAAAAACGCGGTGCAAAGGCAGTGCACAGCACGATCATGCCTGACAACATTAAGTCAATCATGCTGCATAAGAAAATGGGATTTTTTGTCGATAGTCGAAAGATCGCTTTGCTCGACCTCGATCGGTTCGAGTGATCACCTGAGGAGCGCGTGTTCATCTTTCCCGTATTTCTCTTCGATGAGTTGCCTGATCAATTTTTCTTCGAAGTGTGTCAAGACGCCTTTGACCAGTTCAACTTTGAATTCCTCTGCAAACGCACGAATGAGCGCTTTCTTCACCTCGTCTACCGCAGGTTTCCTGCCGAGCTCGATCGCTAGTGATGTCATTTCTTCCGGCGTCCTGATCTTCTTCTTTGTTTTCAGAATTCGGAACATGAGATCAAAATCTGCATCGATAATCAGTGTTCCATGCTGGAGGACAATATTCCATTTTCTAACCTGAGCACTTCCTGAGATCTTCTTCCCGCCGACAACGATGTCATTGATTGGCTTAAAATCAGCAGCGACACCTAAAAGACCAAGAGCCCTGATTACTGCCCCACAAATAAGCTTGTAGGTGTCATTAGGGTTTTCCGGAACAACCTCGTTATTTACAATCACGGAATAGATGATTTGATCCGGGTCTGTGTAAATCGCACTTCCGCCCGTGACTCTTCGGACAATACACGCCCCGATACGCTTCGCAAGTTCGAGATTAACGCTCTCCTCGATCTTCTCAAAATAACCAACGGAAATCGTTGGGCGATCCCTGCGATAAAGATGGAGTGTGTTTGGAACGAGGTTTTTGTGTCTCGCAATTATCATTGCCTCGTCGGCGGCTGATGTGTATGGAGGACTCGCAAGATCAGTATCTATTAGACGCCAAATCACGATAGCACAAGAATTAAGAGAAAATAAAAAGATTTAGATGGAAAGGATTGAATGGTTTGAACTCACTTCTTCTCCTTGCCACCTTTTTCTGGCTTCGTTTCTCCCTTTGTCTTACCTCCGACCTTAGGCAAGCGCCTTCTCATATAGATGAGAACGATTACGACAATGATAACCGCGAAAATCCCACCGTAAATCGCTGCAGCCTTCCAGCCAGCTTCTTTCACTACCAGAGAAGTCGTGTAGCTGTTGTCGCCCTTACTGATTTCTCCGCTCGCAGTCACTTCAACATATATCGTGTAATTACCCTTGGTATCGGCTCTCCACTGGAACGTGATGATCCCATAATGACCAGGTAGAAGCTGCCCACCAACAGTGCCGTTAAGGATGCTCGATGTTCCGAGAGGTAGCTTTTGACCAGTGAGCGTCATCTTGTAGAATGTCGCCACAATGTTCGTTGCATTTGCATTTCCAACATTGGTCACATTAAGCTTCATCGTACCTATTTCGCCCTCTGTGAAGATCGCTGGATCAAAGACAAGAGAAGTGATTCTAAGATCGGGCCTCGGGGACGATGTAATCACAATCTGCTTCGTAAGATTTGCGGAATTCCCTGACTTATCGGTTACTGTCAATTTGATCGTGAAGGTCTTTATCGCGGCGAAACTGTGTGTTACGTTAACGCCAGTCGCATTAGTTCCGTCGCCGAAGTCCCACCTGAATGTGAGGTTCTGCAGGCTGTCGACATTGTCTGTTGTAGCACTCGCATCGAAATAAAGGGTTTTATTCTCCATTGCAGTCGTGACTGAAGCGAACCTTTCGTCCTTTATCACAAAGGAGACGACTGGGCCAGTTGTGTCCTTCACGACGACCGTTATTTGGGCAACCGAATAGTGCCCGACAGCATCAGTTACATTAAGCTTCACAATATAGCTTCCTGCCTTAGGATATGCGTGAGAAACGTTCTGGTTCTCCCCTCTCATAATAGTCGTATAATTGCCGTCACCGAAGTCCCATTTCCACGAATGAATTAGACCCTTCTGCGCGTCTGATGATGAGTTCGTGTAGTCGTAGGATGAAGCACCGTTGAAGACAAGTGCTTCCGACTGGTTAGCATAAATCTTGTTGTTCTGTATCTGCTTGTTGAGCACCTTTATCACTGGGGTTGGATTGACGGAATCAATTCTTACAGAAAACGATGCGGAATCTTCCAATCCGGCAACATCAACAACCGTAAGCGAGACAACCAGTTCATAAATTGCCACAGTGTAATTGTGTTTCGTTCTAACGGTCGTCACTTCCGTTATGTTCCCGTCTCCGAAATTCCACACATATCTCAACGGGTTCCCATTTGGATCGTATGAACCTGCTGCACTGAACGACACCTCCGTATCCACTGCAACAATATAGTAGAGAAGGGTCGAGTTTGCATCTCTGACATCGTAAACATTTGCGCCGGTGATGAGGCTTGCAACAGCCTCAGGTGCTACAGATTTCTGGATCGTCATCGTCACAGAGGCGAGTGAGGTTGATGCGTAGACCTGTGGCTGGATGGTCAAGTCAAGGTAGCCATAGACTTTGACATAGGCGCTACTCGTTGTGTTTGCCGTCAACTCATAACCATCTGGTAGGGATACATGACACACATAGTCAAGTGTCTGGGTATCGTAATTTACATAAAGTTGAACAGTATATGTTTGGGCTCCCGATTGAATGACTGCCGCTGAATCATAGCGCGTTTTCATCAAAGCCGAGTACTGCTCCGTTGAATTTACGGAACCAAGCAGACCAGAATACTCGACTAAAGAGAATCCATCGATTTGTGAGACGAACTTCGTCC from Methanomassiliicoccales archaeon includes the following:
- the pyrH gene encoding UMP kinase is translated as MERVVVSMGGSVLVPGDNDAVFITKFLDLIKELSKDYRLCIVCGGGKIARYYITTGKEMGLRKDELDELGIMVTRLNARLLQLVLHDVAAPRIPETIEEAARLMSNYNVVIMGGTVPGHTTDAVSALVAKEVSANRIVNATSVDAAYSADPKKVASAKRYAKLSFEELLILVDKGGHEAGSSDVFDKLGAQIAMEARIPIYIVNGRNLEELENAVRGRLIKGTIVSD
- the prf1 gene encoding peptide chain release factor aRF-1, which translates into the protein MESTAVAGEKLTDKQKYDFKRAIEEIRQLHGRGTELISLYIPPDKQIYDVAAYLRNEYSQSSNIKSQSTRKNVQGAIQSILSRLKAYKKPPPNGLVIFIGEVAVGGDQTRMTQFVLEPPEPITTFLYRCDSEFYLDPLLDMLTEKKAYGMIVIDRSEATIGVLRGKRVQAIKNIQSLVPSKHRMGGQSALRFERLIEIAAHEFFTKVAETANEVFLNMKDLQGILIGGPGPTKDYFYESGYLHHELQKKVIDTFDTGYTDEYGLRELMEKAKERLEDLDLMREKRLMQRLLEEIRKSDGGLAAYGEEEVRNNLLIGAVDTLLVSEALRKRRIGLECSNCGYKQVSTMDKSPDNPLCPRCGSQASITTDVDLIDEFYELADKVGTKVELISNDSEEGEMLLKAFGGIAAILRFKPGG
- the argS gene encoding arginine--tRNA ligase, which encodes MDPIEPFKREVEYSIGKALEELHIVGFSNLEIPPAEIADFALPCFQLAKELRKPPAIIASELLARLPKMSLISRTWTEGGYVNFKIDDEKLTSITLETILKERENYGRAERKGVKVLLEHTSVNPTGPIHVGRARNPLIGDTLARCMRMAGYDVVTEYYVNDVGKQVILLTWGVENIPSGSIPKSEKEKSDHRLVGFYQKANEMMEQDPKITDEIAEMLRRFESGDKAVIDKVRVTAQAILDGINQSLIDINVRIDRFVWESQFILDGSAKEVVERLKGTKYCREEDGAYYLDLEEFGIKGRDTKFFFTRSDGTTLYTTRDLAYHLDKFKRADHVINVLGEDQKLGMTHLEAALKILGINRAPENVFYSFVSLPEGRMSTRKGRVVTLDDLIEEAEERALEEVKKRRADLSEEKMKEIARVIGRGAIRYNIIRIQAEKPIVFKWNEALNFEGNSAPFVQYAYARACSILRKAGPYNKIVDPSLLQDDYEKGLIRILARFPGVIKEAGEKRRIHIIPAYGHELASAFNQFYTYVPVLKGGDKMNARLTLVESSMWTLKNCLEVMGLGAPEEM
- a CDS encoding GNAT family N-acetyltransferase gives rise to the protein MLEIEPMKEEDRGSVRALELFCIRETLEPSLTKKWSDLSQDLIDQLGASSKYSFEHYVRTGLSFVAKENSVIVGFIFAQILPHVLSVPKIVWVENLGVHPDYRRKGIAYRLLRTVAIEGKKRGAKAVHSTIMPDNIKSIMLHKKMGFFVDSRKIALLDLDRFE
- a CDS encoding biotin/lipoate A/B protein ligase family protein, with amino-acid sequence MIWRLIDTDLASPPYTSAADEAMIIARHKNLVPNTLHLYRRDRPTISVGYFEKIEESVNLELAKRIGACIVRRVTGGSAIYTDPDQIIYSVIVNNEVVPENPNDTYKLICGAVIRALGLLGVAADFKPINDIVVGGKKISGSAQVRKWNIVLQHGTLIIDADFDLMFRILKTKKKIRTPEEMTSLAIELGRKPAVDEVKKALIRAFAEEFKVELVKGVLTHFEEKLIRQLIEEKYGKDEHALLR
- a CDS encoding PKD domain-containing protein, translating into TKVVLSATKTMMVNLTSQSVQTTSLSLEFYENDWNHFNLTTNLTMDFDATIPSLPYSYLKNLRMQIDFALGDGDGEINTTELQAFLQKITSFGPQNVTSEWLMKVNGTKFVSQIDGFSLVEYSGLLGSVNSTEQYSALMKTRYDSAAVIQSGAQTYTVQLYVNYDTQTLDYVCHVSLPDGYELTANTTSSAYVKVYGYLDLTIQPQVYASTSLASVTMTIQKSVAPEAVASLITGANVYDVRDANSTLLYYIVAVDTEVSFSAAGSYDPNGNPLRYVWNFGDGNITEVTTVRTKHNYTVAIYELVVSLTVVDVAGLEDSASFSVRIDSVNPTPVIKVLNKQIQNNKIYANQSEALVFNGASSYDYTNSSSDAQKGLIHSWKWDFGDGNYTTIMRGENQNVSHAYPKAGSYIVKLNVTDAVGHYSVAQITVVVKDTTGPVVSFVIKDERFASVTTAMENKTLYFDASATTDNVDSLQNLTFRWDFGDGTNATGVNVTHSFAAIKTFTIKLTVTDKSGNSANLTKQIVITSSPRPDLRITSLVFDPAIFTEGEIGTMKLNVTNVGNANATNIVATFYKMTLTGQKLPLGTSSILNGTVGGQLLPGHYGIITFQWRADTKGNYTIYVEVTASGEISKGDNSYTTSLVVKEAGWKAAAIYGGIFAVIIVVIVLIYMRRRLPKVGGKTKGETKPEKGGKEKK